A genomic stretch from Alloyangia pacifica includes:
- a CDS encoding HlyD family secretion protein has product MSRHDRIETTDPATRPATPQQATTHETAEAPPKKSGRKKRILGGIALIALLAGGYEGYGWWTDGRFMIETDDAYVQADLSLVSSKLQGYVEEIPVQANQHVSKGDVLVRIEDGDYRIALEQKQAQLPTLERTLARIDAETAAAEASVSQAEAELSAAEAALRSAQTALTRSEGLAARKVTSQADLDDATEALETAKANRAAAAAAIKGAEAQVEVLKAERAETESSRREMELDIAQAERNLDHTVLRAPFDGTVANIAIEEGELVSVGARLAAVVPDHGLYVEANFKETQLAGIHPGETVKVSIDAMEGHEVEGRVVSVAPATGSVFSLLPADNATGNFTKIVQRVPVRIELPEDTQGLRAGLSAVVEIDTRTAPEGTELAGVVK; this is encoded by the coding sequence ATGTCCCGTCATGACCGCATTGAAACCACCGATCCCGCGACCCGTCCGGCCACGCCTCAGCAAGCCACCACTCACGAGACCGCCGAGGCACCGCCGAAGAAGTCCGGGCGCAAGAAGCGCATCCTTGGGGGGATCGCGCTGATCGCGCTGCTGGCGGGCGGTTACGAAGGGTACGGCTGGTGGACCGACGGGCGCTTCATGATCGAGACCGACGACGCCTATGTGCAGGCGGATCTCTCGCTCGTGTCGTCCAAGCTGCAGGGATATGTGGAGGAGATCCCGGTGCAGGCGAACCAGCATGTGAGCAAGGGCGACGTACTGGTCCGGATCGAGGACGGCGACTACCGCATCGCGCTCGAGCAGAAGCAGGCGCAACTGCCGACGCTCGAGCGGACGCTTGCCCGGATCGACGCCGAGACCGCTGCGGCAGAAGCCAGCGTAAGCCAGGCCGAGGCCGAGCTTTCCGCCGCCGAGGCGGCGCTGCGCAGCGCGCAGACCGCGCTGACCCGGTCCGAAGGGCTGGCTGCGCGCAAGGTGACCTCGCAGGCCGATCTCGATGACGCCACCGAGGCGCTCGAAACCGCCAAGGCCAATCGCGCCGCCGCAGCAGCCGCGATCAAGGGCGCGGAGGCGCAGGTCGAGGTGCTGAAGGCCGAGCGGGCCGAGACCGAGTCCAGCCGCCGCGAGATGGAACTCGACATCGCGCAGGCGGAGCGGAATCTCGATCATACCGTGCTGCGCGCGCCCTTCGACGGCACCGTCGCCAATATCGCCATCGAAGAGGGCGAGCTGGTCAGCGTCGGCGCCCGGCTTGCCGCCGTGGTCCCCGATCACGGGCTCTACGTCGAGGCGAATTTCAAGGAAACCCAGCTGGCTGGCATCCATCCCGGCGAGACCGTCAAGGTCAGCATCGACGCCATGGAGGGCCATGAGGTTGAGGGCCGCGTGGTCTCGGTCGCACCGGCGACCGGCTCGGTCTTCTCCCTATTGCCAGCTGACAATGCCACCGGCAACTTCACCAAGATCGTGCAGCGGGTGCCGGTGCGCATCGAGCTGCCCGAAGACACGCAGGGCCTGCGCGCCGGCCTCTCGGCAGTGGTGGAGATCGACACGCGCACCGCGCCCGAGGGCACGGAGCTTGCAGGGGTGGTGAAATGA
- a CDS encoding TetR/AcrR family transcriptional regulator, with protein sequence MKLDTLTEKAKACAQKRRHAAGEDPEKRRQILDGAWQVFVDQGFDAASMNSICKAAGVSKGTLYVYFENKEDLFVALVEDKRRDFFDGIFARLAEAGTIEDRLMAYAVGLSTQLNSEEVIRAQRIVISVVERMPELGMRFYDAGARHFLSCLEDFLQSETEAGNLNVTDPELAAGQFIELSTTLTWRPRLFGRRPDAPSEEEITRVAKDAVRVFLAAYRA encoded by the coding sequence ATGAAACTCGACACACTCACGGAAAAGGCCAAGGCCTGCGCGCAGAAGCGCCGCCATGCCGCGGGCGAAGACCCTGAAAAGCGCCGTCAAATCCTAGACGGCGCGTGGCAGGTCTTTGTCGATCAGGGATTCGACGCCGCCTCGATGAACAGCATCTGCAAGGCGGCTGGAGTCTCGAAGGGCACGCTCTATGTCTACTTCGAGAACAAGGAAGACCTCTTCGTCGCGCTGGTCGAGGACAAGCGCCGCGATTTCTTCGACGGTATCTTCGCGCGGCTGGCCGAGGCCGGCACAATCGAAGACCGGCTGATGGCCTATGCCGTCGGCCTGTCGACGCAACTCAATTCCGAGGAGGTCATCCGCGCGCAGCGCATCGTGATCAGCGTCGTCGAGCGGATGCCTGAACTCGGCATGCGCTTCTACGATGCCGGGGCGCGCCATTTCCTGAGCTGTCTCGAAGACTTCCTGCAGAGCGAGACCGAGGCCGGCAACCTCAACGTGACCGACCCCGAGTTGGCCGCCGGGCAATTCATCGAGCTTTCGACCACGCTGACCTGGCGCCCGCGCCTCTTCGGCCGCCGGCCCGACGCGCCAAGCGAGGAAGAGATCACCCGCGTCGCGAAGGACGCGGTACGGGTGTTCCTGGCCGCCTACAGGGCATAA
- a CDS encoding ornithine cyclodeaminase, translating to MMAVKPSTLKPSELAYVPFVSVENMMKLVHAHGVEAFITGLAAVIEDDFKRWPEFDKTPRVASHSRDGVIELMPTADAENYGFKYVNGHPKNMREGYQTVTAFGVLSSVANGYPILLTEMTLLTALRTAATSALVGKYLAPKGAEVMAMIGNGAQCEFQALAFRALCGINRLRLYDIDPAATDKAERNLKAQGFDVVRCTSPEAAVEGAQVITTCTADKQYATILTDNMVGSGVHINAIGGDCPGKTELHRDILLRSDIFVEYPEQTRIEGEIQQLEADYPVTELWQVMRGEMPGRRDAKQITLFDSVGFAIEDFSALRYVHGLIADGQFCEQLDLLADPDDPRDLFGMLTRAG from the coding sequence ATGATGGCCGTGAAACCTTCGACCCTAAAACCCTCCGAACTGGCCTATGTGCCCTTTGTGTCGGTCGAGAACATGATGAAACTGGTGCACGCCCATGGCGTAGAGGCCTTCATCACCGGCCTTGCTGCCGTCATCGAGGACGACTTCAAGCGCTGGCCCGAGTTCGACAAGACGCCGCGCGTCGCATCGCATTCGCGCGACGGGGTGATCGAGCTGATGCCGACTGCGGACGCCGAGAACTATGGCTTCAAATACGTCAACGGCCACCCCAAGAACATGCGCGAAGGCTACCAGACCGTCACCGCCTTCGGCGTGCTCTCGTCCGTGGCCAACGGCTACCCGATCCTGCTGACCGAGATGACCCTGCTGACCGCACTGCGCACGGCGGCAACCTCGGCACTGGTCGGCAAGTACCTCGCGCCCAAGGGCGCCGAGGTCATGGCGATGATCGGCAACGGCGCGCAATGCGAGTTCCAGGCGCTGGCCTTCCGCGCACTCTGCGGGATCAACCGGCTACGGCTCTACGACATCGACCCGGCGGCGACCGACAAGGCCGAGCGCAACCTGAAGGCGCAGGGCTTTGACGTGGTGCGCTGCACCAGTCCGGAAGCGGCGGTGGAGGGCGCGCAGGTGATCACCACCTGCACCGCCGACAAGCAGTACGCGACGATCCTGACCGACAACATGGTCGGCAGCGGTGTGCACATCAACGCCATCGGCGGCGACTGCCCCGGCAAGACCGAACTGCACCGCGACATCCTGCTGCGTTCGGACATCTTCGTGGAATACCCCGAGCAGACCCGCATCGAGGGCGAGATCCAGCAGCTCGAGGCGGATTACCCGGTCACCGAGCTCTGGCAGGTCATGCGCGGCGAGATGCCGGGGCGGCGCGATGCCAAGCAGATCACGCTGTTTGATTCCGTGGGCTTTGCCATCGAGGACTTCTCGGCGCTGCGCTACGTGCATGGGCTGATCGCGGACGGGCAGTTCTGTGAGCAGCTCGATCTGCTGGCCGACCCGGACGATCCCCGCGATCTCTTCGGGATGCTCACCCGCGCCGGTTGA
- the rocF gene encoding arginase, which produces MSRTCSLLGAPVQTGASQPGCLMGPAALRTAGLEPTLSDLDWQVTDLGDLTIPALSPRGHHNDAIHNLAETIAWIEVLEAAAFEAARAHDLPIFMGGDHSMSAGTVAGMARYAQGQGRPLFVLWLDAHPDLHSLETTTSGNLHGTPVNYFTGQPGNDAYPPLAATVPTQNICMMGIRSVDRAEHKLISEQGIEVHDMRAIDETGVLAPLKTFLEKVRAANGLLHVSFDVDFLEPGIAPAVGTTVPGGATFREAHLIMETLGDSGLVRSLDLVELNPFLDERGRTAKLLCDLTASLFGRRVLDRMTRSF; this is translated from the coding sequence ATGTCCAGAACCTGTTCCCTTCTCGGCGCCCCGGTGCAGACCGGCGCATCGCAGCCGGGTTGCCTGATGGGCCCCGCCGCCCTGCGCACCGCCGGTCTTGAGCCGACCCTGTCCGATCTCGACTGGCAGGTGACCGACCTTGGCGACCTGACCATCCCGGCGCTGTCCCCGCGGGGACACCACAACGACGCGATTCACAACCTCGCTGAAACCATCGCCTGGATCGAGGTGCTGGAAGCCGCGGCCTTTGAAGCGGCCCGGGCGCACGACCTGCCGATCTTCATGGGCGGCGACCATTCGATGAGCGCCGGCACTGTCGCGGGCATGGCCCGCTACGCGCAGGGGCAGGGGCGCCCGCTCTTCGTGCTCTGGCTCGATGCCCACCCGGACCTGCATTCGCTGGAGACCACCACCAGCGGCAATCTGCATGGCACGCCGGTCAACTACTTCACCGGCCAGCCGGGCAACGACGCTTACCCGCCGCTCGCCGCCACCGTGCCGACCCAGAACATCTGCATGATGGGCATCCGCTCGGTCGACAGGGCCGAACACAAGCTGATCTCGGAGCAGGGTATCGAGGTGCATGACATGCGCGCCATCGACGAAACCGGCGTGCTGGCGCCGCTGAAGACCTTCCTCGAGAAGGTGCGCGCGGCGAACGGCCTGCTGCACGTCAGCTTCGACGTCGACTTCCTCGAGCCGGGCATCGCGCCAGCTGTCGGCACCACGGTGCCCGGCGGCGCCACCTTCCGCGAGGCGCATCTGATCATGGAGACGCTGGGCGACTCCGGGCTGGTGCGCTCGCTGGACCTCGTCGAGCTCAACCCCTTCCTCGATGAGCGTGGGCGCACGGCGAAGCTGCTGTGCGATCTGACGGCGAGCCTCTTTGGCCGCCGCGTGCTCGACCGTATGACCCGGAGCTTCTGA
- a CDS encoding Lrp/AsnC family transcriptional regulator produces MTQLSPTDRAIIAALRGDSRMSITQLAQTAGISRTTARARLEALVAEGRIRRFTIETDQDVEGEVRAITMVELQGRLSRNVIRTLTRIPEVSTIHATNGAWDLVVEIRTDSLVNFDRVLREIREVPGVLNSESSLLLSHVGG; encoded by the coding sequence ATGACCCAGCTTTCGCCCACCGATCGCGCCATCATCGCCGCCCTGCGCGGCGACTCGCGCATGTCGATCACCCAGCTTGCCCAGACGGCCGGGATCTCGCGCACCACGGCCCGCGCCCGGCTCGAGGCGCTGGTCGCCGAGGGGCGGATCCGGCGGTTTACCATCGAGACCGATCAGGACGTCGAGGGCGAGGTGCGCGCGATCACCATGGTCGAGTTGCAGGGGCGGCTGTCGCGCAACGTGATCCGCACGCTGACACGGATCCCCGAAGTGTCGACCATCCACGCCACAAATGGCGCCTGGGATTTGGTGGTGGAGATACGGACCGACAGCCTCGTCAATTTCGACCGGGTGCTGCGCGAGATCCGCGAGGTGCCCGGAGTGCTGAACTCCGAGAGCAGTCTCTTGCTGTCGCACGTTGGGGGATGA
- a CDS encoding 3-hydroxyacyl-CoA dehydrogenase NAD-binding domain-containing protein has protein sequence MSFPTHPQTVAVIGTGTIGASWATLFLGAGLTVRASDPGEGAEAKLRAFVTAAWPSLEALGQTSGRSVEQALAALSFFATPEEAATGADLVQENAPERIEIKRETYAKLESALAPHVVIASSTSGIMPSELQAEMTHPERLVVGHPFNPPHLVPLVEVVPGKLTSEAAVEAAMACYTSVGKVPIKLNREVIGHIANRLQAAVLRECVYLAREGVASMQDIDLAASMGPGQRWAFIGQGKIFALAGGVGGMAHFLDHLGEAIETWWDDLGDARLDTETRAMLIEAYGTPTEESFARDVAFRDAALLRRLKALSEDAES, from the coding sequence ATGTCCTTCCCGACCCACCCCCAGACCGTGGCCGTCATCGGCACGGGCACGATTGGCGCCAGTTGGGCGACTCTGTTCCTCGGCGCCGGTCTGACCGTCCGCGCCAGCGATCCCGGCGAGGGTGCCGAGGCCAAGCTGCGCGCCTTTGTCACCGCCGCTTGGCCGTCCCTCGAGGCGCTCGGCCAGACCTCCGGCCGCAGCGTCGAACAGGCGCTCGCGGCGCTGAGCTTCTTCGCCACGCCCGAAGAGGCCGCCACCGGTGCCGATCTGGTGCAGGAGAACGCCCCCGAACGCATCGAGATCAAACGCGAGACCTACGCGAAGCTGGAATCCGCGCTCGCGCCTCATGTGGTCATCGCCTCGTCGACCAGCGGCATCATGCCCAGTGAGTTGCAGGCCGAGATGACCCACCCCGAGCGGCTGGTGGTCGGCCATCCGTTCAACCCGCCGCACCTCGTGCCGCTGGTCGAGGTGGTGCCCGGCAAGCTGACCTCCGAGGCCGCGGTCGAGGCGGCGATGGCCTGTTACACGTCGGTGGGCAAGGTGCCGATCAAGCTCAACCGCGAGGTGATCGGCCATATTGCCAACCGCCTTCAGGCCGCCGTGCTGCGCGAATGCGTCTATCTCGCACGCGAGGGCGTCGCGTCCATGCAGGACATCGATCTCGCGGCCTCCATGGGGCCGGGCCAGCGGTGGGCCTTCATCGGCCAGGGCAAGATCTTCGCGCTGGCGGGCGGTGTCGGCGGCATGGCGCATTTCCTCGACCACCTCGGCGAGGCGATCGAGACTTGGTGGGACGATCTGGGCGACGCGCGGCTCGACACCGAGACCCGCGCCATGCTGATCGAGGCCTATGGCACGCCGACCGAGGAAAGCTTCGCCCGGGACGTCGCCTTCCGCGACGCGGCGCTGCTGCGCCGGCTCAAGGCGCTGTCGGAGGACGCCGAGAGCTGA
- a CDS encoding FGGY-family carbohydrate kinase — MTKPRAPSPRHVAVWDIGKTNAKLAVVDMARMSEIGVRTLPNRVLRDGPYPHYDIAGLWAFLLDGLTELQAEHGIDAISITTHGASLVLLDAEGGLACPVLDYEHNGPDALGAVYDAIRPDFALTGSPRLPMGLNAGAQLYWLLETQPGLRARLARVVTYPQYWSGLLTGSFGCEYTSLGCHTDLWQPREGTFSPLVAALGLEGKIAPLAHAGDVAGRLLPRIASRTGIAPEAPVLSGIHDSNASLLPHLKTLPQPFAVVSTGTWVISMAVGGAQVPLDPARDLLINVNALGGATPSARFMGGREYEMLKPETGPHSEGDLRAVLARKAMLLPSVETASGPFPGSHGDWTEALSPGEKSVALAFYLGLMTAECLSLTGAEGPVVVEGPFARNALLLNMLAAATGRVVLCSNSATGTSIGAALLAVKETPPSALKAHEPTSDPAALADYAAAWRAALAPEPTNGSFPRQTNG; from the coding sequence ATGACCAAGCCACGCGCCCCGAGCCCCCGTCACGTTGCGGTCTGGGACATCGGCAAGACCAACGCCAAGCTCGCCGTTGTCGACATGGCGCGCATGTCCGAGATCGGCGTGCGAACTCTTCCGAACAGGGTTCTTCGTGACGGGCCCTATCCGCATTACGACATCGCGGGGCTCTGGGCCTTCCTGCTGGACGGGCTCACCGAACTTCAGGCCGAACACGGGATCGACGCGATCAGCATCACCACCCACGGCGCCTCGCTGGTGCTGCTGGATGCCGAGGGCGGGCTGGCCTGCCCGGTGCTGGATTACGAACACAATGGGCCGGATGCGCTGGGGGCGGTGTACGACGCGATCCGCCCCGATTTTGCGCTGACGGGATCGCCGCGGCTGCCCATGGGGCTGAACGCGGGCGCGCAGCTCTATTGGCTGCTGGAAACCCAGCCCGGCCTGCGCGCGCGGCTCGCGCGGGTGGTGACCTATCCGCAGTACTGGTCGGGGCTGCTCACCGGGTCCTTTGGCTGCGAATACACGTCGCTCGGCTGCCACACCGACCTCTGGCAACCGCGCGAGGGCACCTTCTCTCCGCTGGTCGCAGCGCTCGGGCTCGAGGGGAAGATAGCACCGCTCGCCCATGCGGGTGACGTGGCCGGGAGGCTGCTGCCTCGGATCGCTTCCCGCACCGGCATCGCACCCGAAGCCCCGGTTCTTTCCGGCATCCACGACTCCAACGCCTCGCTGCTGCCGCATCTCAAGACGCTGCCACAGCCTTTCGCGGTGGTCTCGACCGGCACCTGGGTGATTTCCATGGCGGTCGGCGGCGCGCAGGTGCCGCTAGATCCGGCGCGCGACCTGCTGATCAATGTGAACGCTTTGGGCGGGGCGACCCCCTCGGCGCGCTTCATGGGAGGGCGCGAGTACGAGATGCTGAAGCCCGAGACCGGCCCGCATTCGGAAGGCGACCTGCGCGCCGTGCTCGCGCGCAAGGCGATGCTGCTGCCCTCGGTCGAGACCGCCTCGGGGCCGTTCCCCGGCTCGCATGGCGATTGGACCGAGGCGCTGTCACCCGGAGAGAAATCGGTGGCGCTGGCCTTCTACCTCGGGCTGATGACCGCCGAATGCCTGTCGCTGACCGGGGCCGAGGGACCGGTGGTTGTCGAGGGGCCCTTTGCCCGCAACGCGTTGCTGCTCAACATGCTGGCCGCGGCGACGGGACGCGTGGTGCTCTGTTCCAACTCGGCCACCGGCACCAGCATCGGCGCTGCGCTTCTGGCAGTGAAGGAGACCCCTCCGAGTGCCCTGAAGGCACATGAGCCGACGTCGGACCCCGCCGCGCTTGCAGATTACGCGGCGGCATGGCGCGCCGCGCTTGCGCCGGAACCGACCAACGGGTCTTTTCCCCGCCAGACAAACGGCTAG
- the rhaM gene encoding L-rhamnose mutarotase produces the protein MEKYAFRMELNPGCAEEYKRRHDAIWPELVDLLKDAGVEDYSIHLDPETNHLFGVLWRREDHGMDALPQTEVMQRWWAHMADIMRTHPDNAPVAVPLVPMFHMK, from the coding sequence ATGGAGAAATACGCCTTCCGCATGGAGCTGAACCCCGGCTGCGCCGAGGAGTACAAGCGCCGCCATGACGCGATCTGGCCCGAGCTTGTCGACTTGTTGAAAGACGCCGGCGTCGAGGATTACTCGATCCACCTCGACCCCGAGACGAACCATCTTTTCGGCGTGCTCTGGCGGCGCGAGGATCACGGCATGGACGCCCTGCCGCAGACCGAGGTGATGCAGCGCTGGTGGGCGCATATGGCCGACATCATGCGCACCCACCCTGACAACGCGCCGGTGGCGGTGCCGCTCGTGCCGATGTTTCACATGAAATGA
- a CDS encoding ABC transporter permease: MTDIADQQQAPRHIPDRLQSPGARLLKSWELLLFAVAVAIFIANSFASPYFLNAWNLSDATFNFTEKAMIAFAMALLIISGEIDLSVASIIALCSTAMGAAVQYGAGTPELVLIGLATGLVCGAFNAVLVTRMGLPSIVVTIGTMSLFRGISYIVLGDGAYRGYPAEFAFFGQGYVAWVISFEVVLFALLAVLYYVLLHRTNFGRMVYAIGNNATAATFSGIRVARVKFILFLLTGLMSGVAAICLTSRLGSTRPSIAFGWELEVVTMVVLGGVSILGGSGSIPGVVIAAFVMGLVTFGLGLLNVPGIVMSIFIGLLLIGVIALPRLWAMWRR; encoded by the coding sequence ATGACCGACATCGCCGACCAGCAGCAGGCCCCTCGCCACATCCCCGACCGGCTCCAGAGCCCCGGCGCGCGACTGCTGAAAAGCTGGGAGCTGCTGCTCTTCGCAGTCGCCGTGGCGATCTTCATCGCCAACAGCTTCGCGTCGCCCTATTTCCTCAACGCCTGGAACCTCAGCGACGCGACTTTCAACTTCACCGAAAAGGCGATGATCGCCTTCGCCATGGCGCTGCTGATCATCAGCGGCGAGATCGACCTCTCGGTCGCCTCGATCATCGCGCTCTGCTCCACCGCCATGGGGGCCGCCGTGCAATACGGCGCGGGGACGCCCGAGCTGGTGCTGATCGGCCTTGCCACCGGGCTTGTCTGCGGGGCCTTCAACGCCGTGCTGGTGACCCGCATGGGCCTGCCGTCCATCGTGGTGACCATCGGCACCATGAGCCTCTTCCGCGGCATTTCCTACATCGTGCTCGGCGATGGCGCCTACCGCGGCTACCCGGCTGAGTTCGCCTTTTTCGGGCAGGGCTATGTCGCTTGGGTGATCTCCTTCGAGGTCGTACTCTTCGCGCTGCTGGCGGTCCTCTATTACGTCTTGCTGCACCGGACCAACTTTGGCCGCATGGTCTATGCCATCGGCAACAATGCCACCGCCGCGACCTTCTCGGGGATCCGGGTGGCGCGGGTGAAGTTCATCCTCTTCCTGCTCACCGGGCTCATGTCGGGCGTCGCGGCGATTTGCCTGACCTCGCGGCTCGGCTCGACGCGCCCCTCCATCGCCTTCGGCTGGGAGCTCGAGGTGGTGACCATGGTGGTGCTGGGCGGGGTGTCGATCCTCGGCGGGTCGGGCTCGATCCCCGGCGTGGTGATCGCCGCCTTCGTCATGGGGCTGGTGACCTTCGGATTGGGTCTGCTCAATGTGCCGGGCATCGTCATGTCGATCTTCATCGGCCTGCTGCTGATCGGGGTGATCGCCCTGCCGCGGCTCTGGGCGATGTGGAGGCGATGA
- a CDS encoding ABC transporter permease produces the protein MRTFLKSREAILSAAILALLALIASRFPAFVEPGNLARVFTDTSPLILLALGQTVVILTRCIDLSVAANLALTGMVCAMLNAAYPGVPVAAILILALAMGAVMGMINGIMVWTLNIPPIVVTLGTMTIYRGLIFVLSGGAWVNAHEMSAAFTGFPRADILGLPVLAWIAILVTGLFFIGIARTPLGRAFYAVGGNPHAAVYTGIDVGRTQFMAFTISGMLAGLTGYLWVARYSVAYVDIAGGFELEVVAACVIGGISIAGGAGTILGTLLGALFLGIVKNALPVVDISPFWQLAISGTAIIVAVAFNSRSARSKGRIILKRAEGHA, from the coding sequence ATGAGAACCTTCCTGAAATCGCGCGAGGCGATCCTGTCGGCTGCGATCCTCGCGCTTCTGGCGCTGATCGCCAGTCGGTTCCCGGCCTTCGTCGAGCCCGGAAACCTTGCCCGGGTGTTCACCGACACCTCGCCGCTGATCCTGCTGGCGCTGGGGCAGACGGTGGTGATCCTCACCCGCTGCATCGACCTGTCGGTCGCCGCCAACCTCGCGCTGACCGGCATGGTCTGCGCCATGCTCAACGCCGCCTATCCGGGCGTACCGGTGGCCGCGATCCTGATCCTCGCGCTCGCCATGGGCGCAGTGATGGGCATGATCAACGGCATCATGGTCTGGACGCTCAACATCCCGCCTATCGTGGTGACGCTGGGCACGATGACCATTTACCGGGGCCTCATCTTCGTCCTGTCCGGCGGCGCCTGGGTCAATGCGCATGAGATGAGCGCCGCCTTCACCGGCTTCCCGCGCGCCGATATCCTCGGCCTTCCGGTGCTCGCCTGGATCGCCATCCTCGTCACCGGGCTCTTTTTCATCGGCATCGCGCGCACGCCGCTCGGCCGTGCCTTTTACGCCGTGGGCGGCAACCCGCATGCGGCGGTCTATACCGGCATCGACGTCGGCCGCACCCAGTTCATGGCCTTCACCATCTCGGGCATGCTGGCGGGGCTCACCGGTTATCTCTGGGTCGCCCGCTACTCGGTGGCCTATGTCGATATCGCCGGTGGCTTCGAGCTCGAGGTCGTGGCCGCCTGCGTCATCGGCGGCATCTCGATCGCCGGCGGGGCAGGGACCATCCTCGGCACACTCCTGGGTGCGCTCTTTCTCGGCATCGTCAAGAACGCCCTGCCGGTGGTCGACATCTCGCCGTTCTGGCAGCTCGCCATCTCTGGGACGGCGATCATCGTCGCGGTGGCCTTCAACAGCCGCTCGGCCCGCAGCAAGGGCCGCATCATTCTCAAGCGCGCGGAGGGCCACGCATGA
- a CDS encoding sugar ABC transporter ATP-binding protein, with protein sequence MQVSLTTPPVAAAAGDAAPVLRLEGITKTFPGVKALDGVTLDLYPGQVTALVGENGAGKSTIVKTLTGIYQPDAGTISLAGQPVQFTTAQDATAAGITAIHQETVLFDELSVAENIFIGHAPRGRFGLIDWPKMRRDAQEILSRIDADLDPDMPLRELGIASKHLVAIARALSVDARVVIMDEPTAALSHKEIEELYELVERLRAEGRAILFISHKFDEIFRIADRFTVFRDGQHVGSGLIADVDEAELVRLMVGRAVDQIFPQRAHNIGGEVLKVVGYAHPTEFDEINFTLRRGEILGFYGLVGAGRSELMQALFGVTKPSKGAVRIDGQVRVIRSPAEAVENGIVYVPEDRGRQGAVIGLPIFQNVTLPSLAQTSRRGFLRLSEEFALARTYTERLDLRAAALDQDVGTLSGGNQQKVVIAKWLATKPKVIILDEPTKGIDIGSKAAVHGFMAELAAQGLSVIMVSSEIPEVLGMSDRVIVMREGLIAAELEGAALTPENLVRHAAGIGAQP encoded by the coding sequence ATGCAAGTCAGCCTCACCACCCCACCTGTCGCCGCGGCGGCGGGGGATGCCGCGCCCGTGCTGCGGCTCGAGGGGATCACCAAGACATTCCCGGGGGTGAAGGCCCTCGACGGCGTCACGCTCGATCTTTACCCCGGCCAGGTCACCGCGCTGGTGGGCGAGAACGGTGCTGGCAAGTCGACCATCGTGAAGACGCTGACCGGCATCTACCAGCCCGACGCCGGCACGATCAGCCTTGCCGGGCAGCCTGTGCAGTTCACCACCGCTCAGGATGCCACCGCCGCGGGGATCACCGCGATCCACCAGGAAACGGTGCTCTTCGACGAACTCAGCGTCGCCGAGAACATCTTCATCGGCCATGCGCCGCGCGGGCGCTTCGGGCTGATCGACTGGCCGAAGATGCGCAGGGACGCGCAGGAGATCCTGTCGCGCATCGACGCCGATCTCGATCCCGACATGCCGCTGCGCGAGCTCGGCATCGCCTCGAAGCACCTCGTGGCCATCGCCCGCGCGCTTTCGGTCGATGCCCGCGTCGTCATCATGGACGAGCCCACCGCCGCGCTGTCGCACAAGGAGATCGAAGAGCTTTACGAGCTGGTCGAGCGGTTGCGCGCCGAGGGCCGGGCCATCCTCTTCATTTCCCACAAATTCGACGAGATCTTCCGCATCGCCGACCGCTTCACCGTCTTCCGCGACGGCCAGCACGTCGGCTCGGGCCTGATCGCCGATGTGGACGAGGCCGAGCTGGTGCGCCTGATGGTCGGCCGCGCGGTCGACCAGATCTTTCCGCAGCGTGCCCATAACATCGGGGGTGAGGTGCTGAAGGTGGTCGGCTACGCCCATCCCACCGAGTTCGACGAGATCAACTTCACCCTGCGCCGCGGCGAGATCCTCGGGTTCTACGGGCTGGTCGGGGCAGGGCGCTCCGAGCTCATGCAGGCACTCTTCGGCGTGACGAAACCCAGCAAGGGCGCGGTGCGCATCGACGGGCAGGTGCGGGTGATCCGCTCGCCCGCCGAGGCTGTGGAAAACGGCATCGTCTACGTCCCCGAGGACCGCGGCCGGCAGGGCGCGGTGATCGGCCTGCCGATCTTCCAGAACGTCACGCTGCCCTCGCTGGCGCAGACCTCGCGCCGGGGCTTCCTGCGGCTCAGCGAGGAATTCGCCCTCGCGCGCACCTATACAGAACGGCTCGACCTGCGCGCCGCGGCGCTCGATCAGGACGTCGGGACGCTCTCGGGCGGCAACCAGCAGAAGGTGGTGATCGCCAAGTGGCTGGCGACGAAACCCAAGGTGATCATCCTCGACGAGCCCACCAAGGGCATCGACATCGGCTCCAAGGCCGCCGTCCATGGCTTCATGGCCGAGCTGGCGGCGCAGGGCCTGTCGGTGATCATGGTCAGCTCCGAGATCCCCGAGGTGCTGGGCATGTCCGACCGGGTGATCGTCATGCGCGAGGGGCTCATCGCCGCCGAGCTGGAGGGTGCGGCGCTCACACCGGAAAACCTCGTTCGCCACGCCGCCGGCATCGGGGCGCAGCCATGA